One region of Mucilaginibacter gotjawali genomic DNA includes:
- a CDS encoding penicillin-binding protein, producing the protein MSIRRNILIRVYLAFGLILVFAGAVIIQLYRVQVVQGRKWQAMSKSMSTQFQTVEAARGNIFSVDMSLLATSVPEYELHMDMFAGGIADEHVFNEKVDSLAMKMAQLYPDRSEREYSRMLRDARRDGSRYQLIRRRVTYQELKQIRKFPIFNLGKYKGGLIIVEQNKRVLPFRSLAARTIGYKNDNVKNAVGLEGAYASYIQGENGKRLMQRIAGGTWMPVNNGEEEIAPKEGADIISTIDVNLQDVAQDALKKQLIKNQADHGCVVLMEVATGEIRAIANFTRTKDGDYQEKLNYAISDAADPGSTFKLATYMTLLDQHKVDTNTIVNAEGGKYKFPKGPTITDTEHDNYEITVKRALEESSNVAAAKLVYQHYANNPSEFTDKLYSYHLNEKLQLQIPGEGSPVVKNPQSRSWNKYYTLPEMAYGYEMKITPLQMLALYNAVANNGKMIAPILVKEIRRLGNTVEQIQARVINEKVCSDATLGKVRSMLEGVVTEGTGKNVIKNPLYTVAGKTGTAQIANNAKGYGAKTYQASFCGYFPANHPKYSMIVVINHPTQGDYLAAKVAGPVFREIADRVYASDLDINQAAPVHYVGNTNLPQIKKGNVKALKQVYNRLGVKPLYASNTAASGVDTSNGIPYEEITYKSGVVPAVKGMGLSDALFLLGNAGYKVTVRGSGSVINQSVAGGSIVPKGSKILIELE; encoded by the coding sequence ATGAGCATTAGAAGAAACATACTGATCCGTGTTTACCTGGCTTTCGGGCTTATCCTTGTTTTTGCAGGCGCCGTTATTATCCAGTTGTACAGGGTGCAGGTGGTGCAGGGAAGAAAATGGCAGGCCATGTCAAAAAGCATGTCAACGCAATTTCAGACAGTGGAAGCCGCGCGCGGCAATATATTTTCGGTTGATATGAGCCTGCTGGCAACATCGGTACCGGAGTATGAATTGCATATGGACATGTTTGCAGGCGGTATAGCAGATGAACATGTTTTTAATGAAAAAGTTGATTCGCTGGCCATGAAAATGGCGCAATTATACCCTGACAGATCGGAAAGAGAATATTCAAGAATGCTTCGTGATGCCCGCCGGGATGGTTCGCGCTACCAGCTGATCAGGCGCAGGGTAACTTACCAGGAGCTTAAACAGATCCGCAAATTCCCGATTTTTAATTTGGGTAAGTATAAGGGAGGGTTGATTATAGTGGAACAGAACAAAAGGGTATTGCCTTTTCGTTCGCTTGCGGCACGTACTATCGGCTATAAAAACGACAATGTAAAGAATGCCGTTGGCCTTGAAGGGGCCTATGCAAGTTATATACAAGGTGAGAACGGTAAACGGCTGATGCAGCGCATTGCAGGCGGCACCTGGATGCCCGTTAATAACGGTGAAGAAGAAATCGCTCCCAAAGAAGGCGCCGACATCATTTCAACGATCGATGTGAATTTGCAGGATGTTGCCCAGGATGCTTTGAAGAAACAACTGATAAAAAACCAGGCAGATCATGGCTGCGTTGTGTTAATGGAAGTGGCCACCGGCGAAATAAGGGCGATTGCCAATTTTACCCGCACAAAGGATGGCGATTACCAGGAAAAACTGAATTATGCCATCAGCGATGCTGCCGATCCGGGTTCAACATTTAAACTGGCAACCTACATGACCTTATTGGATCAGCATAAGGTTGACACCAATACCATTGTAAATGCAGAGGGTGGTAAATATAAATTTCCTAAGGGGCCAACCATAACAGATACCGAGCACGACAATTATGAAATAACGGTAAAACGCGCATTGGAGGAATCTTCAAACGTGGCAGCAGCCAAATTGGTTTATCAGCACTATGCCAATAACCCTTCGGAGTTTACGGATAAGTTATACAGCTATCATTTAAACGAAAAGCTTCAATTGCAGATACCGGGAGAAGGCAGCCCGGTGGTCAAAAACCCCCAAAGCCGTTCGTGGAATAAATATTATACCCTGCCGGAAATGGCTTACGGGTACGAAATGAAGATCACGCCATTGCAAATGCTTGCCTTATATAATGCCGTTGCGAATAATGGAAAAATGATTGCACCGATTTTAGTAAAAGAGATCAGGCGTTTGGGGAATACCGTTGAGCAAATACAGGCTAGAGTTATTAATGAAAAAGTTTGCTCGGATGCAACACTGGGAAAGGTGAGAAGCATGCTTGAAGGCGTAGTAACAGAAGGTACCGGGAAAAATGTGATCAAAAATCCGCTTTATACTGTTGCCGGCAAAACTGGCACAGCGCAGATCGCCAATAATGCAAAAGGTTATGGCGCAAAAACTTACCAGGCTTCGTTTTGCGGATATTTTCCGGCAAATCATCCTAAATATTCCATGATCGTAGTGATCAATCATCCTACACAGGGCGATTACCTGGCGGCTAAAGTAGCCGGACCGGTGTTCAGGGAAATTGCAGATCGGGTATATGCCAGTGATCTGGACATTAACCAGGCTGCACCGGTTCATTATGTTGGCAACACCAATTTACCGCAAATAAAAAAGGGCAATGTAAAAGCGTTGAAACAGGTTTATAACAGGCTTGGGGTTAAGCCACTTTATGCGTCAAATACCGCAGCCAGCGGGGTGGACACCAGTAATGGTATCCCGTACGAAGAAATAACTTATAAAAGCGGCGTAGTACCGGCAGTAAAAGGCATGGGGTTAAGTGATGCCCTGTTTTTGTTAGGAAATGCCGGGTATAAAGTCACCGTGCGTGGCAGCGGTTCCGTAATCAATCAATCAGTAGCAGGCGGAAGCATAGTGCCAAAAGGGTCAAAAATATTAATAGAATTGGAATGA
- the rsmH gene encoding 16S rRNA (cytosine(1402)-N(4))-methyltransferase RsmH — translation MDKYHTPVMLDECMEGLAIRPEGTYVDVTFGGGGHSREILKHLNKDGRLLAFDQDADARQNIIDDSRFVFIDQNFRYLKNFCRLHQAMPVDGILADLGVSSYQFDQAERGFSIRFDAELDMRMNQQSALSAKEVVNTYSEADLHRIFGIYGEIQNAKSLANTIVTGRLNGPIVTVADLKNAIANRIPKGKENKYLAQVFQALRIEVNQELEALKDFLIQTADVLVSGGRLVVISYHSLEDRLVKNFIAKGKFSGELEKDIYGNDNRPFDAVSRGAITASEGEVLNNNRARSAKLRIAVKR, via the coding sequence ATGGATAAATACCATACCCCCGTGATGCTGGATGAGTGTATGGAAGGGCTGGCCATCAGGCCGGAAGGTACTTATGTAGACGTTACTTTTGGCGGCGGCGGTCATTCCCGCGAAATATTAAAACATCTGAACAAGGATGGCAGGCTGCTGGCCTTTGACCAGGACGCTGACGCCAGGCAAAATATTATCGACGATAGTCGTTTTGTTTTTATAGATCAGAATTTCAGGTACCTTAAAAATTTCTGCCGTTTGCACCAGGCCATGCCGGTTGACGGGATACTGGCCGATCTCGGCGTATCCTCCTACCAGTTTGACCAGGCCGAGCGCGGTTTTTCCATCCGCTTTGATGCCGAACTGGACATGCGCATGAACCAGCAATCGGCATTGAGTGCAAAAGAAGTAGTGAACACTTATTCAGAAGCTGATTTGCACCGCATTTTCGGCATCTATGGCGAGATCCAGAATGCGAAATCACTGGCTAATACCATTGTTACCGGCAGGTTAAACGGCCCGATTGTAACCGTTGCCGACCTGAAAAATGCTATTGCCAACCGCATCCCTAAAGGAAAAGAAAATAAATACCTGGCGCAGGTTTTCCAGGCGCTGCGTATTGAGGTTAACCAGGAACTGGAAGCGCTGAAAGATTTTTTGATCCAGACGGCAGACGTATTGGTTTCGGGTGGAAGATTGGTGGTCATATCATACCATTCACTGGAAGACAGGCTGGTAAAAAACTTCATCGCCAAAGGCAAATTCAGCGGCGAACTGGAAAAAGATATTTATGGAAACGATAACAGGCCTTTTGATGCGGTAAGCCGCGGGGCAATAACAGCATCAGAAGGGGAAGTACTTAATAATAACAGGGCACGGAGCGCAAAATTAAGAATTGCGGTAAAAAGATGA
- a CDS encoding FtsL-like putative cell division protein: protein MTNRLRVPIEEEEEEKVLVVEEKQVKEIPDNYLVQFLSKRIFNAEAASSALPFVLFLALLGMIYIANRNIAEKNIRDIDKITKEVKELSSDYKTTKAELAYKSTITEVAKRADTLGLKESLQPPHKLNAEEVQDEH, encoded by the coding sequence ATGACCAACAGGCTGCGCGTACCAATTGAGGAGGAAGAAGAAGAGAAGGTGCTTGTTGTGGAAGAAAAACAAGTGAAAGAGATTCCTGACAACTACCTGGTTCAGTTTTTAAGCAAACGCATATTTAATGCGGAGGCTGCCAGCAGCGCCTTACCTTTTGTGCTTTTCCTGGCCTTATTGGGGATGATCTACATCGCCAACCGGAACATTGCCGAAAAGAACATACGCGATATTGATAAAATAACTAAAGAAGTAAAAGAACTGAGTTCCGATTATAAAACCACCAAGGCTGAACTGGCCTATAAAAGCACGATTACTGAAGTGGCTAAAAGGGCTGATACTTTGGGTTTGAAAGAATCGCTTCAGCCGCCGCATAAATTGAATGCAGAGGAGGTACAGGATGAGCATTAG